One Etheostoma spectabile isolate EspeVRDwgs_2016 unplaced genomic scaffold, UIUC_Espe_1.0 scaffold50, whole genome shotgun sequence genomic window, aataaagatctAGAAATAGCAAATGAGCGCTGCTTTGGTATTTTTTAGCGGTATTTAAAGGTTGGCCGCTGCATGAAATCTTTGATATTAAGTCTGtgcaaactatttttttcttttacccctGGAAACAGCAGATTCTTTACTCACTGTACGTGCACACCGCCGCCGACCTGAGCTGCAAAGAagccctgccccccccccccccccccccccccccccccccccccccgccaaggacgcttgtcaaaaaatACGGGGAAGCGTTGGCCGCCCTGGCGTGGCGGTGAAGACACGCAGCCTCGGCCAATACATGGAtcctagaaacctttataatttacatatataatgacaggaTTTGTATTGATAATTGGTCGCAGCGGAGTCTGTTAGCGGTTAGCTCActcgttagcagttagctcgctcatTAGCGGCTGAGCCGCAGCGGCGTGCAAGCAGAGCGAGCAGCTGCCAGACTAACATCTGTTGATTCTTGCAGGATTCACTGTGAGGGACCTTAAGAGACCATGTGGCCGGCAGCTAACGCTAACTGGAGACCATGTGGCCGGCAGCTAACGCTAACTGGAGACCATGTGACCGGCAGCTAACGCTAACTGtgtatatatttctgttttggttgatatgtatgtgtaagcacagtgtgagtaacgatgctccaaagacaaattccttgtatgtgtcctcatacctggcgaataaagctgattctgattctgatgtggCCGCCGGCTAACGCCAACTGGAGACCATGTGGCCGCCAGCTAACACTAACTGGAGACCATGTGGCCGCCAGCTAACGCCAACTGGAGACCATGTGGCCGCCAGCTAACGCCAACTGGAGACCATGTGGCCGCCAGCTAACGCTAACGGAAAACTATGTGACCAGCAGCTAACGCCAACTGGAGACCATGTGACCGGAAGCTAACGCTAACCGGTCCCTATCTGCTAACAACGTTACATCATATATCATAGGTAACCTAGCAATTATTAACTTTTCCTCCATTttctcagaattaatgttttggtaggaaccaAAGTTCACATTGTAGGTTTCTCCAGAATCAGCCagcgtgaaggacgtctatTTTCCGATtggcgttagccgctgaaccgcgtcatagctcattagcaTAAAGTTGAGCTactttcaactttctgattgacgcccaaaacgcgacgccgacagattagcctccttgcagctgagagaagcttccACTGAAGATGAATCCGGTAACTTTAGGAGCTCGAGTCGGCGGCGGTGTGAACGCACGGTTGGAGTAAAAGTAtgtttaggaaaataaaaaaaatcggGGACAACGAAGACGACAATGACGTCAACCTGCGATGCACAGGGCCGCGCAATCCGCGAAAACAGACTCAGAATTCTCTGCAGATTTTCTgcagatttacaaaaaaaacagactcaaAGTAGACTCAGAACGTTAACACATCTCCACCACAAACCCCAAAAACACGCTAAATCCCTCCTATTTTCCTTCTggatcacattttaaaaaacaaaatccgtTAGGGCCTGGCGATGAGTTAGAGTCTGGGAGGTGTTGCTCGTCACTAAGACAGTCGCGGTCGGTTGTCTGAAGTCAGAAAGCaaagggggggcgggggtggggggggtggggggtgcgaGGCCGTCTGAGGCGTTCTCTTAGTCGTCGTACTGGTTGTAGCCATCGAACTCGGCCTCGCTGCCGTTGTTGAAGGTCTCGGTGGGGTTGGTGCAGTACTTGTTGTCGTAGACCTGGCGCGGCAGGCCGTAGGTGGTCATGCCCTGCTGGGACGCCCGCTTGTTGGTTCCCATCTGCAGAGAGATGGTGGTGGTGTCGCAGTTCTCCAGGTCCAGCTTCCTGTCAAAGATGTGCCTCCTGGTCCCCGGGGCCGTCATGCCAGCCTGCCGGACACAGAGCAGCAGGGGGGTTTGAAAACAGACCTGGGACTACAGGTAGGCCCgggttgccagaccttcctacacagcgctgcgaaggagggtctggcgagtccacacagaattcagggatggggggggggaacgtGCACTGGTTtgttggtatttctttaaaccaattacaattgtcttgggcggggctaagagccggacggagccacggtgccgctgctaaatagtctcagcaGTTATGAACAGTGTCTTGAGAaagtttacccccccccccccccccccccccaagctaaagttgattaaaaagaataataataaaaaaaaaaaaacatctttgggaaattgatcttaatgctttaatttaaaaaaagttaggaaaatccaacctttaaagacaccaatttactttgtgaatgaataatgtttaataaataaataaataaataaataaatgtttttccttaaaatacaggggcataagtatacacccccctatgttaaaatacaggggcataagtatacacccccctatgttaaaatacagggggcataagtatacacccccctatgttaaaatacagggacataagtatacacccccctatgttaaaatacagaggcCATAAGTatacaaggggggggggggcaagggtcatttatcaggatgcatagtatgaATGTAGGCTACCTGACCCTTTAAATCGATGGCTCTCACCTGGCTGGCTCCCTTGTTGGTGCCCATCTGTAAGCTGATAGTTGATTGGTCCAGAGGAGTGTCCATCGCCATCTTGGAATCATACAGATGGCGTCGTGTGCCGTAAGACGTCATGCCTTTTTGACTGGCCAGCTTGTTGGTTCCCATCTAGAGACACAACGTGACATGGAGCAAGTTAAATATCTGAAAGCACACTCTCCGTCTGGGGACATGGGTGACACTCTGGGTTAAAAACTGATTTCAGATCAGACCTATGGATGGCAAAATGCCCCTAAATCTGTCATCTCCTTGGAGAAGACTGACTTAGACTAtttggtgtggggggggggggtttaggcACCCTCCCTAAAAGTTACCTGTTTTTCAATACAAAATATGCAATTTCTATGACTGTCCTTGACTTAAGTAATTCTCAGTTGACTAACACTTGTGTGATTTTGTCGACTAATCCATTTGTTGATTTCATCGACAGAGCTGTGGctttgagactagaaaagcacgaTATGAATGTTAATTAACCATCTTTAAAACCGAGTTTCTACACAATTAATCCCGTCAAAAGCACCACTTTATATCTTGTTTTAACCAGAAATGTGCTCATAAGTGCTCATTAGTGATTAAGCATGAATAAGCATGAATAAGCATAAAAAACGACTTATCAACTTACGAAATCTTTGCCGATAAGACCAAAACCTcagattagtcgactaatcgaCTAAGAGGGGACGGCCCTAGCAGTGTCACTTCATTTTAAaccattattattaccatatcTGTATataaaaagttggaaaaaggtagaaaaagattaataaagaataaaaagcgTGCTACAGAAGTCCACTGGGGGACCAATAGATGAGAAAACTTATGTAAAGCCACCGGCTGCAAAGCCCTTTGAGTACTAAGAGCCAATGTgttggaacaaaacaaaaaaaaagaaatccagccacaaaaaaaaaaaagcaaaaagaattGGAtcgtttctaaaaaaaaaaagaaaagaaatcaatgcAACGTCAACGTCGGGTACAGAGCAATGTGTGAATGGATCTCTCCCCCAAAGAAtatcaaaataacacaaacaaggaatttaaatatttaaaaccaaATTTGTCTGTGACAGGGCTTGTTGTCATCTTATTTCTTCAAATAGATCTAGTCGGagttatgtctttattttttaaattttttttctgtattatttgctttaactgtaagatttaattttgatttgtattttcaaatgttataatgtctgtgtgtgtaaagtgaGGTCATAAAGAGTATTGTCACAAGAACAGATTGGAGGACTCCAGGAAGAAGAGCTTTTagcttatgctaagctaatggGGAACAAACCGTGTTGAACTAGCAGCGTTCAGAACGAGCCGCTAAGTTTCCACTTAGGGTTTTTGGTGTGAACTAGACTTCATATTGATAGGAAACCCTTGTCTTGCCTAcatgtctttgtgttttgttgttttagttgtctaaatTTGTCTAGTCCATATCAATGTCCCATACAAATGTCTGTCCCGACGTGCTGGACCATGTttaatgtttctgcagaacaggaacctgctgaaccCAGTTTATAAAACCGATTCAGGCccgtttatattgtaatgtaatgttacttttaactttcctgtataataaatatgaatgaatgaatgaatgaatgaatgaacccTTGACATCAATGATCCAGAGCAGGGGAGAGACGACTCAATGAAGAGGTTTCTGGGAAGATTTCCCTGTGATTTCAGCACAATAAAACCCAAATGTATCGGCCTGCAGAACGTCTAGTGGACACAAGGATCTACAACCCACAGACAAGCCATAAGAAGTCCTAAAACCACCATGTATCGGCCAGCAGAATGTCTCTGGACACATGGATCTACGACCCCACAGAAAGGCCATGAGGAGTCCTAAAACCACCATGTATCGGCCTGCAGAACGTCTCTGGACACCATGGAATCACGACCCCAAAGAAGGCAATAAGAAGTCCTTAAAACCACCATGTATCGGCCTGCAGAACGTCTCTGGACACATGGATCTACGACCCCAAAGAAAGGCCATAAGAAGTCCTAAAACCACCATGTATCGGCCAGCAGAACGTCTCTGGACACATGGATCTACGACCCCACAGAAAGGCCATAAGAAGTCCTAAAACCACCATGTATCGGCCTGCAGAAAAGTCTAGTGGCACAGGATCTACAAACCCCCAGACAAGCACATAAGAAGTCCTAAAACCACCATGTATCGGCCTGCAGAACGTCTTTGGACACATGGATCTACGACCCCACAGAAAGGCCATAAGAAGTCCTAAAACCACCATGTATCGGCCAGCAGAACGTCTCTGGACAAATGGAACTACGACCCCAGAGAAAGGCCAAAGAGTCCTAAAACCACCATGTATCGGCCTGCAGAATGTCTCTGGACACATGGATCTACGACCCCACAGAAAGGCCATAAGAAGTCCTAAAACCACCATGTATCGGCCAGCAGAATGTCTCTGGACACATGGATCTACGACCCCACAGAAAGGCCATAAGAAGTCCTAAAACCACATGTATCGGCCAGCGAATGTCTCGGACACATGGATCTACGACCCCACAGAAAGGCATGAGAAGTCCTAAAACACCATGTATCGGCCAGCAGAATGTCTGCGGACACATGGATCACGGACCCACAAGAAAGGCATAAGAAGTCCTAAAACCACCATGTATCGCCAGAAGAACTCTCTGGAACATGGATCTACGACCACACAGAAAGGCCATAAGAAGTCCCAAAACCACCAATGTATCGGCCAGCAGAAGTGTCTCGGACACTGGATCTACGACCCCAGAAAAGCCATAAGAAGTCTAAAACCACCATGTATCGGCCAGCAGAACGTCTTGGACACATGGATCTACGACCCCACAGAAAGGCATAAGAAGTCCTAAAAACCACCGTATCGGCTGCAAATCTTCTGGACACAGGATCTACGACCCCACAGAAAGGCCATAAGAAGTCCTAAAACCACCATGTATCGGCCAGCAGAACGTCTCTGGACACATGGATCTACGACCCCACAGAAAGGCCATAAGAAGTCCTAAAACCACCATGTATCGGCCTGCAGAACGTCTCTGGACACATGGATCTACGACCCCACAGAAAGGCCATAAGAAGTCCTAAAACCACCATGTATCGGCCAGCAGAACGTCTCTGGACACATGGATCTACGACCCCACAGAAAGGCCATAAGAAGTCCTAAAACCACCATGTATCGGCCAGCAGAATGTCTCTGGACACATGGATCTACGACCCCACAGAAAGGCCATGAGAAGTCCTAAAACCACCATGTATCGGCCTGCAGAATGTCTCTGGACACATGGATCTACGACCCACAGAAAGGCCATAAGAAGTCCTAAAACCACCATGTATCGGCCAGCAGAACGTCTCTGGACACATGGATCTACGACCCCAAAGAAAGGCCATAAGAAGTCCTAAAACCACCATGTATCGGCCAGCAGAACGTCTCTGGACACATGGATCTACCACCCCACAGGCAAGCTATaagaagtcataaaaaatgtttcctcggatcagggaggctccaaaatcatgttaGCAGatgttgccatggtcccgctacacgttctgcgatgccatgctacatcctgctacgtcctgctacgtcccaCTACGtcccgctacgtcctgctgggccttgtaacgctgcacagtgccctgctatgccatgaactactacaaactactattgcTGTGAATGTTATTGCCcacttcattttaaccccaaccggtcgtcagacaccgcctaccaagagcatGCCGGTGGATGCGTGTCTGGGCCGTGCGGGCGGGTCTCGTCCCAGGTTTTTTCCCCAAAGGGGAGGTTTTCCTCGACACTGTCGCCCGTGACTTGCTCTTGAGGAACCTACTAGagactgttgggtccttgttaaAATTCTGgaggtggtctagacctgctctatctgtaaagggtctccagataagCTTGGATATGAAttgatacataaataacaaattgaattgaattcaaacCGCGTGTATCGGCCGACAGAAAATGTTGTGAGAACCGGACTAAAACCCCCCACGGCCAGCTGAGCGGTCCTAAAGAAGCCGCCCCCGGCTATGACTGCAGGAGATGATGGTTCGACCTCGCGGAGCTTACTCCGGGAGCGAAAGGCGGCGATGCAGCTTCTCGGGTACTTCACTCATAAGTCGTATGGAGTGGAAACCTTGGATTGGCAtgagcgagaggagagagatggagactgagagagatgaggagaggacgagagaggagagagagaggagatgagggAGAGAGGACGAGACgaagagagcaggagagagagagagagagagagagagagagagagagagagaggagagagagaggagagagagagagagagagaggaggagaggaggagaggaggagagagagatagagagaggagagagacttCTCATACCACAATACAAGGCAAATGCAATAGAGaattttatataattatattttttttcctatctttttttattgtttcaaagtTCTTTAAGGACATGCAAATAATTGGTTAGAGTCTACAATTATATCATAAATTTCctgtttattgtattattattataatatcatACATACTATATCAGTCGTGTGTGCAATAGGTGTGTGAgcgtgtatatatgtgtgtgtgcatattgtgtgtgtgtgcgtttataggtgtgtgtgtgggtgtgtgtgtggtgtgtgtgtgtgtgtgtgtgtgtgtgtgtgtgatgtgtgttgtgtgtgtgtgtgtgtgtgtggtgtcccaTTCCCAGGCAGAGCCATGAGGGTGGGACTGACTCGCGTGtatatgtgtggtgtgggtgtgttgtgtgtgtggtatggtatatgtgtgtgctgtgtgtgtctcaccatCCCAGCAGAGCCCAGAGGGGGGACTggacctgtgtgggtgtgtggtggttgtgtgtgtgtgttgtttgtgtgtgtgtgtggtgtgtgtgtgtgtgtgtgtgtgtttcaaatcCAGCCAGAGCCATGAGGGTGGACTGGAccttgtgtgtgggtgtggatgtgtgtgttatatatgtgtgtgtggggtaaatatgtat contains:
- the cnn1b gene encoding calponin-1, translated to MATHFRSGPAFGLSAEVKSKLAGKYDPQKEEELRLWIQDVTGKRIGDNFMESLKDGVLLCELINVLQPGSVRKINRSSQNWHQLENIGNFVRAITEYGLRLPDIFEANDLFENANHTQVQSTLMALAGMMGTNKLASQKGMTSYGTRRHLYDSKMAMDTPLDQSTISLQMGTNKGASQAGMTAPGTRRHIFDRKLDLENCDTTTISLQMGTNKRASQQGMTTYGLPRQVYDNKYCTNPTETFNNGSEAEFDGYNQYDD